One window of Epinephelus fuscoguttatus linkage group LG9, E.fuscoguttatus.final_Chr_v1 genomic DNA carries:
- the LOC125894989 gene encoding protocadherin alpha-8-like codes for MARRGCGAWLERLVFLIVCLNLTFHFAGAQLRYTIPEELTVGAVVGNIAKDLGLDISALNARGFRIVSGSTEPMFQLNNNGILHVNRKIDREEVCERISTCVINIKTVLENPLEVHYVAIEVLDVNDHSPTFSDNETQLEISESALPGARFQLQGAHDPDSDIYSIQTYKLSQNDHFRLEVKDRGHDGKIPVLYLHKALDKETARSHRLLLTAVDGGKPAKSGNMRIIINVLDVNDNMPVFTKESYDAVLNENSPLGTTIMQVNATDLDDGLNGEVVYSFGNNVNNKLRKLFEVDANTGEIIVKGLIDFEAKDSYEIDIKASDKGPVPLATEKSVKITIVDLNDNAPEIEVTSFSSAIPEDSKPGTTVALISVNDNDSGLNGKVICFISEDVPFTLTPSLQDNMYSIVTKSLLDREHQSKYDVTIVAKDAGEKPLSSHRTISVTVSDVNDNSPEFSTNPYTFYVVENNVAGASLFSVSASDCDEGDNALISYSIARNGDEPKKITSFLNINSENGDILSLKSFDFETLKTFQFQVVATDSGTPSLSNNVTVNVFILDQNDNAPVILYPVSSNGSAEGVEEIPRNVNAGHLVTKVRAYDADIGYNGWLLFSLQEVTDHSLFALDRYTGQIRTLRSFTETDEAEHKLLILVKDNGNVSLSATATVIVKLVEPREAFAASDVKSATKVDEEDNVTFYLMITLGSVSLLFIISIIVLIAMQCSKSTDYTSKYLQEANYDGTLCHSIQYRSGDKRYMLVGPRMSIGSTIVPGSHANTLVLPDKRRTSEEVREITLFQGSSGMKATDTRDTDPINLSVPKVLNHTT; via the coding sequence ATGGCACGACGAGGATGCGGAGCGTGGTTGGAGCGCCTGGTCTTTCTCATTGTTTGTCTGAATCTTACTTTTCATTTTGCTGGGGCACAGCTACGATATACTATCCCCGAGGAGCTGACGGTGGGTGCTGTTGTTGGAAATATCGCTAAAGATTTGGGGCTGGATATCAGTGCTTTGAATGCTAGAGGATTTCGCATCGTGTCCGGATCGACTGAACCCATGTTTCAGCTGAACAATAACGGCATCTTGCACGTGAACCGAAAAATAGACAGAGAGGAGGTGTGCGAGCGGATCAGTACCTGCGTTATCAACATAAAGACCGTGCTGGAGAATCCGTTAGAGGTGCATTACGTCGCCATTGAGGTTTTGGATGTAAACGATCACTCTCCCACCTTCTCCGACAACGAGACGCAGCTAGAGATATCGGAATCTGCTTTACCTGGGGCACGGTTTCAGCTACAGGGCGCCCATGATCCTGACAGCGACATTTATTCTATTCAAACGTATAAGCTcagtcaaaatgaccatttcCGCCTGGAGGTTAAAGATAGAGGACATGATGGGAAGATTCCTGTTTTGTATCTGCATAAAGCGCTGGACAAAGAAACTGCAAGAAGTCATAGATTACTACTGACAGCTGTTGATGGAGGAAAACCTGCTAAATCAGGAAATATGAGAATCATAATTAATGTCTTAGATGTAAATGACAATATGCCAGTTTTTACCAAAGAGTCATATGATGCGGTGCTGAATGAAAATTCACCACTTGGCACAACTATCATGCAAGTCAATGCCACAGATTTAGATGATGGTTTAAATGGGGAGGTTGTTTATTCCTTTGGgaataatgtaaataataaattacGCAAACTTTTTGAAGTTGACGCTAATACTGGTGAAATTATTGTGAAAGGATTGATAGACTTTGAAGCAAAAGACAGCTATGAAATAGACATCAAAGCCTCAGATAAAGGACCGGTCCCCTTAGCAACagaaaaaagtgttaaaataaCTATTGTGGATTTGAATGACAACGCACCTGAGATTGAAGTGACATCCTTCTCAAGTGCAATTCCAGAGGACTCCAAACCTGGAACGACAGTAGCATTGATAAGTGTGAATGATAATGATTCAGGCTTAAATGGAAAGGTAATCTGTTTCATAAGCGAGGATGTACCTTTTACATTAACACCATCTTTACAAGACAATATGTATTCTATAGTCACCAAGTCTCTGCTGGATAGGGAGCATCAGTCCAAATATGATGTAACAATAGTTGCTAAAGATGCTGGTGAAAAACCTTTGTCATCTCACAGGACGATAAGTGTGACTGTATCAGATGTGAATGATAACAGCCCAGAGTTTTCAACAAATCCATACACTTTTTATGTTGTTGAGAACAATGTTGCAGGAGCCTCCTTATTTTCAGTGAGCGCTTCTGATTGTGATGAGGGTGATAATGCTCTCATATCATATAGTATTGCGAGAAATGGGGATGAACCCaaaaaaattacatcatttCTCAACATAAACTCTGAAAATGGAGATATTTTGTCAttgaaaagttttgattttgagACACTGAAAACTTTCCAGTTCCAAGTTGTCGCCACAGATTCAGGAACTCCGTCACTAAGCAACAACGTGACAGTGAACGTGTTCATTCTGGATCAGAACGACAACGCTCCAGTCATCCTGTATCCAGTCAGCTCCAACGGTTCTGCTGAAGGTGTGGAGGAGATTCCCCGCAATGTCAACGCAGGACACTTGGTGACTAAAGTCAGAGCCTATGACGCTGATATAGGATATAACGGCTGGTTACTCTTTTCACtgcaggaagtcactgaccacagTCTCTTTGCTTTGGACCGCTATACAGGACAGATCAGAACACTTCGCTcattcacagagacagacgAGGCTGAGCATAAACTGCTCATACTGGTCAAAGACAATGGCAACGTTTCACTCTCAGCAACAGCTACTGTCATTGTCAAACTTGTGGAGCCCAGAGAGGCTTTTGCAGCTTCTGATGTTAAAAGTGCAACTAAAGTTGACGAGGAGGACAATGTGACATTTTACCTCATGATAACTTTGGGCTCAGTTTCTCTACTTTTTATCATCAGTATCATCGTGCTGATTGCAATGCAGTGCTCCAAATCCACAGACTATACTTCCAAATATCTCCAAGAGGCTAATTATGatgggacactgtgtcacagCATCCAGTACAGATCTGGAGACAAACGCTACATGTTAGTTGGACCCAGGATGAGTATAGGATCTACTATAGTCCCTGGCAGCCATGCCAACACATTGGTGCTCCCTGACAAGAGACGTACTTCTGAGGAGGTAAGGGAGATCACCTTATTTCAAGGCAGTTCTGGTATGAAGGCTACTGATACACGAGACACAGATCCTATAAATTTAAGTGTCCCAAAAGTACTGAATCACACCACCTAA